Genomic DNA from Dama dama isolate Ldn47 chromosome 26, ASM3311817v1, whole genome shotgun sequence:
CTGGTTCAGTAGACCAGTTCTTCAGGACAGCAGGATGTACAGCCCAACACAGGATCCCCCAAAACTATGTTAACATTTCCAGGATGCTGATGTGGGGTCCACAGAGTTTTGTGCGTAAAAATTAAGAAAGTCCAACACTGATGTTCAAGGCCAGGAGCATCCATCTTCCAGCCCTGTATTGGTTGAAATTCCTAAGGCTACCTTTCATCAGACAAGAGAGCAGTCCGTTCCTCCTCTGTGCCAAGGATACTTTGAAGTTCAGATCTATATTGAAGGAAAAAGAGGCCAACCTCAATATTTCTCACCTTAAAAAAAACCTCAGTACCTACATCGCTACCCAACTATTTCCATATGGGTGTCTATCAAGTGATGAGGCGCAGAGAGCCCAGAGAGCTTCAGACTGGAAGAATGGGTGTAAAATGGTGTTTGTTTTCCACTCCCACAAGCCAAATTTTAAAGGGAGGGGAAAAGCTCCAGAGTTGACCatacctcctccttctcctcaagTGCTCCAACAGATAAAACAAGCCCATCACTAGTCCCTTTAACATAATGAAAGATACGGTTAGTGTCAATTATCCAAGTCATGTTTCTccataaacataagaaaaatgaaagtaaaagactaATTACTCACGCTGGTCAGAGCCCAGAGACCCTGTAGAGCAGCTGCCCATTCGAAACCGATTTTCTCATAAAGAAATCCCCCCAGCGTTGGTCCTACAAAAGCACTAAcagtggaaagaagaaagaagattaaaaagaGCCAAAAAAAGCTACTGCTTATGGGCTACATGACCTCTTCAATTCATTATATTGAAACtacgtgtgcgtgcatgctaagtcacttcagtcctgtccaactctttgtgaccccatggactgtagcccgtcaggctcctctgtccatgggattctccaggcaagatactggagtgggttgccatgccctcctccaggggatcttcccagtccagggaccaaaccctcatcttgtctcctgctttggtggCAGATccgttaccactagcgccacctgggaagccctgaacagGGCATCAGGTGTAAGaacatagaaagtgaaagtcgctcagacgtgtctgactcttttcgaccccatggactgtacagttcatggaattctctaggccagaatactggagtgggtagcctttctcttctccagggtatcttcccaagccagggattgaacccaggtctcccgcattgcgggcggattcttcaccagctgagccacaagggaagtaagAAAATAATTCTACCTGAAAAGGATGATGCTTGAAATGTTTAAACAATCCTAAGATTGTGACTGCTTCTGAAAAGTTGGTGCCTtatatgagaattttaaaaagatggcatGCATTCAAAAGAGTCGTTATTATAGTCTCTCCAGGTATTTGTGTTTAAAATAACTCAGTACAAACTGATTGATGCTAGCTACACACCTAGCATATAACTCTCTCTCTGGCATAGtacagagtgggcttccctgctgactcaaaggaaaagaatccgcctgcccatgcagaagaGGCAgtagatgtgggtctgatccctgggtcgggaagatcccctggaagagggcatagcaaccctctccagtattcttgctgggaaatcccatggacagaggagcctggagtgctacagtccatgggatcacaaagagtcagacacgacttagcaactgaacaataacatgaggtgaagtgaagtgaagtgaagtcactcagtcgtgtccgactctttgcgaccccgtggactgtagcctactaggctcctccatccgtgggattttcgaggcaagaatgctggagtgggttgccattagtaCAGAGtaaaacataaatacaaaaatgaatgaataaatgaatacatctTTAAACCTGAGACATGCTCCTGTTAAGAGAACTTTAAAATATCACTTAAATAAGACAAAGTATATGAGGCCATTGTGGTTATCTTATGAAAACTGTTGGtataaccactgatctttttttttttcagccactgATGTTGAAGTCAGATAGCATGGGTCAAAACTGCAGCATTGCCCGAAGAGAATTATGTGCATTCTGGCAGCTCCTCTGATCTCTCAGTGTCtgaatttctccatctgtaaaatgggaataggaGTCTCCAATTTACAAGTGTGAATTAAATTCCAAAGCTACTCACCCAACTGACCACATTGCACCAAAGAGGCCTGACACAAGCCCCAGGGTACTTAATCCTTCTTCAAATCCGTTTTCGCTGCAAAAAGGAACAAGAGTATATTCATGATTAAAAGGGAGACTTTCATGAAACAAAGGAACAGCGTATGGTAGATAAACTAAACCAAACCAGGGATTATCTGGACAAACCCAACAGCAAGAACActccatttctaaaataaaaagttaacctaaaaaaaaaaaaaaaaaaaaagttaacctaATTTGAAGCTATTCTCCTAGTTATGACTACTCCAGGGTTTTCTAGAAATGCTTCTACTGTATATATATAGGATACAATATTAAGAATCCTGACCCACTTGCATTACATGTTAAAGTATACAATTAAGAAATCTTAAAATGAAACGAACATGTAAAGAGAACAATGGGCAACTTTCAGAAAGTACAGAAGCAGCTCCTAATTCCTATGAGGACTGTTGAATTGGCACATCAGAACCAACAGTTATTTTCCTGCTCAAGTTCACTTGTGTTCTTCATCATCACATCTACTAAAGACTGACGGCCAAGTGACAAATGCCTGGTGTGGTGTAGTACTTCACAATAAAAAGATACATTTGGTCTTCTTCCccattcctggcacagagctcctaaaatttGTGGAATTTCTTAAAAGATGaaagccattttaaaaaaagtgtctTTTGTTGTATTGATGAGATGATTTTGGGACCAGCACCCACGTTGCACGGAGAATCAATATGGATTAGAGGGTTGGAAATTTCAGCCCCGCAAACCCCTTCCCCATAGGGATGGGAATGGGGCTAGAGATTAAATCAATTGCCAATTGGCCGATGATTTAATCAGCCATGCCTACGTAATAAAGCTTTCATAAACATCCAAAGGGACTGAGTTCAGAATGCTCCCAGCTTGGGAAGCCAGAATGCTTCCTCGTGCCCCAGTGCTGGGCCCGGAGAGAGGCCCCATTGCTGGGACCTCACTGCCCTTGGTATCTTGTCATCTGACTGTTGACGAGTGAACTGGTTTCCTGAGATCTATGAGTTACTCCAGTAAATTAACCAAATCCAAGTCATGGGAACTGCCAATTTACAGCCAgtgggtcagaagcacaggtaacaacCCGCACTTGAAATTGGCTTCTGAAGCAGAGAgtggtcttgtgggactgagcccttaacctgggGGACCTGCTGCCATCTCCATCTAAATGGTTTCAGAATTAACTGAACTGCAGGACACTCACCTGGTTTCAGAGAAGTGCTTGGTGGTGTGAGGGGGGAAAACGCACACGTTGGAATTGGAGCTAAAATCATTTCACCTGGTCACTCTGTGTCCTTGTATGGACCTCTGCTGTGAGAGGGAAATGATGCTGAGGGCTTTCCACTGTGCTtgggctttattttaaaatttattgaaggataattgatttacaatgttgtattaattcctATTGTAAGCAAAGGgcttcagttatgcatatacatacacacatatatatatatgctttgactttttaaaagtatatctgTACCAAGGTGTAAACCAAGCCAAGCTTCTACCCAAAACCCATTTTACCTATCACTGTATTAATACTACTCTATATCATCATGTATATTATTGTATTGTTGCTTATATTTATAACAATATTGTGTGACATGAAATCATGAAGATTTagtaatgtaaaaaaaatatcCAACATCCTACAAAATTGAGAAATTCAAGAAAGCTTGTGATGTTTACCGTTAATTATAACAACAGTTCAAGCAACAGAAGTAACTTACTGTGCACAAGTGAGAATCTCTGGGAAAATTGGAATTAAGCTCATTCCAGCAGAGATACCATTTATGACCAATATCAGCACCAGCAACCAGAGCTGACTGCAAAAaagttttggagaaaaaaaaaaattaacattgaaAGAGACAACAAAGCTTCATGCCCAAAAGGGCAAGGAACTTGGGAGAAGTTCCTTTCACAGATTACAAGACTAGTCTGATTCTTATTCTCATCtgatctttttattttgatgGAAAAAAATCAGTTCATTCTGCTATCCCAAGGTCTTTGGCCACACATATTAAATGCCTGGAGTCAACCTGCCTTATCACCATATAAAATCCTTCCAAAGTTGATTAAAATGTCAGTGTTAATGTCACTCCTTCAAGCACTTAGTTTTAAAATTCCATTGACTGGAAAAGGGCACAGAAGGGGCGTGGTGAAGGCGGTGGCAGGAACCTGCTATTTCATGCCAGGCCCACGTCAGTTACTTCATATCCTCTGCTCTTTAGAATCCTTGCATCGACCCTGCCATGGGGGTCTGTGAAAACAATTAAAGAAGACAATCTAGGTGATAGAAGCAAACTTGACTTAACACTTCATGAGGCGGATGGTCTCCTTTCAGAGGACTGCAAAATGGGATGGAAGGCAGGAAGCTTTTACAGGGTAAAGAGTAAAGAACAAGGAagggaaaatcagaaaatatctgaTTGGCCAGGGCCACACCGTCTGTCTTGTCTGGGGTGAGAAAGTCAGAGCAGGGTTGGCGATCTGGGGGTGACGGGCTGACTGGATATACTGCTTTCTGGCCAGGAGGAACATTTACAGGGACATTAAAGTTTTCTAAGCTTCGGTTTGCTGATATGGAACCCTGGGCTGGAGTCACTCCATCCTGAGCCTAGAAAGTTATTCCAGTGGTACTATTATCACctggttggtgtgtgtgtgtggataagaAAACCTAGGCTCTTGGAAGTTAAATGAGTTACCCAAGTTCACATACCAAAGAAGGTACAAGGCCCAAATACAAATCCAAACATGAAGGACTCTGAAATCCTTGCTTTTTTCCATGTCATGCTTTGTCCCAGAGGTACCTAAAAAGCTCTAAGTAGCTCACTTTATTTTAGCAAAGAAATTATAATAAACAAGCTTTAGTAAGCAGCTATCACATACTAAAGATGACTCAGAAGCTAGACCATTGCTAGCATCCAGTAATACTGTcagtaaaacaaatatttcaatataGTCCTAAATCTGatcattatttaaataataagattCAGATACTAAGCATATCAGAGTtacaccaaaatttaaaaaaaataattcttaataaTACTTGGCCAaaaatttgaaagaagaaaaaaaaattacctcttaATGTGAAAGAATGGGGCAGGTCCTAAGACCATGTAGCAACCTGCTAAGGTTAAGTTTCCGAAAACCAGAAGCCATTTCCTCAGGTGCTGAGAAAGAAAGTCCAAAGAAACTTAGAGGTAAAAACCTCCCATAAtccaagaatataaagaaatcatCAAGGAACACAagtcatgatattaaaaaaaaaattaatacattgaAAACAAAACTTTACATGGAAGAGAAAACAGGGTAGATGGTAAACACAAAAGCAAGTGCAGTCTACCCCAAGACAGGGTGTGAGCAAAGGACAGGATCCCTTGGAAAGGGAGTATATTGTAGATTTTGCAAATGATGAACTGTTTCAGATATAACAATTTTAAAGAAGCACTCACCACAAGAAACAACCAAGTAGATGCACTGTCtagaaaaattcacattttaaaaagtatcaaataaatgttttcttataaACTACTGAAATGCAGGCTAAACATTACAAGGGTATGATAtccattcagttatatatatgacTACATCTTAAAACTAAGCTCCAAACCCTTTAAGAAACTTGCTTTTTCTCACCTGGATTACCAAGTAATCGCCACATAACCAGTCTTCATAAATACATACCCACGTGCAATAAAGAGGGGAAACATTAAAATAAGCACTAGGATCACAGAAGCTTGAGACTTGGTTAATAGTACTAAGCTCTCTATACTAGTCATCTAGACTGAATCATTTAAACCTAGTTAAAGGAGAACAGAAGAAATTTTCTTTCAGGATGGCTCTGGGATAACGATGCACACTGACATGACCAGTCCTTTCACTCTCGTAGAAAAACTACATTTTATCCTTTCAAGTTGGTCAAGTCCTAAGTACCTTTGAGCTCTGTCCTCATTATTAAGGTCAATccatttttttttgcatcaagGGAACTTTTTCCTTTAGAAAGTCTAATCCAGGAGTTTATCAACAGTTTTGGCATAAGCTTCCCCTTTTCCCAGCTGAAGCAATTAAAAAGTGAGTCTGCTCAGGGTGATGACAAGTTGGAAGATCCTGAAACCTCTCCATCAgctcaaaaaaatgagtacatTCGAATTTAAATGTTCTCcctgctccctctccccccaGAGATAACTGTGGTGACGGATAGATTAATTAACTAGATGGAGtgaatcctttcacaatgtatagATATACCAAATCACCATGATGTATACTTCAAATATCTTAAAGTTATATttgtcagctatacttcaataaagataactttttaaaaaatttgaatatgTTCATTCTAATCAGTAGCCCTGCAGAACTCCAGAAGTACAGTTGGACAACCACCAGTCTAGACATGCAAAAGTCGTTCTTAAATATCAATGAAGTGTACTTACTGGCATTTTATCACTGAGCAGGCCCACCAGTGGTGAAGAAATGGCATAGAACAGTGCCAAACCCAGGAATACCAATCCCACATATCCAGCTGGTAAATTAAACTGTAACAGAAATCCCGTGTTAAAGTGACATGgttaagtcattttttaaaaataaacatgtatcTTTTTCTTCTACCATCTCTTCAGCTCTCATCACCTGCCATGAGGCTACCACTAACGCTTAGCATCCTTTGTGATTTTTGTCTTACGCTTGTAAATGGATTATTTTTCACTGTGGGAGAAGAAACCTAACCAGAGGTCACAAATCCAGAATGCTTTTGCTTTGTTAGCATTTGATAGTAAATATTGTATAATTATCCTTCTATGAACCATAGCATATTTACATGTCAACCTGTGCTTTGCAAGCATTAGTATACACAAAAAAATTACCTGGAGACCTTGTTATAAGAGGTTTGGGAACCCCAGCCCAAGAATTTCTAATTCAAAAAGTCTGGGAGgaggcctgagaatctgcatgtCAAACAACAATCCCAGGTATACTGTCTGTCTACAGACGAAAGTGCGTTTCTGTAAAAAGCACTGACAATAATACCTATTCTGTCCATCTCAAAGGGATATTAATCTCTAATTAAAGAATTAGATAGTATGGCACTTCTTATAAGGCTTTTATAATAGTAAGCTACCTCATAACTCTGTTACTATTACCAACATGATATAAATGCCTTtcttggttatctgagtcattcttattttccttaatttccttAACCACACTTTAATTAAGCACATGGGATCTACTTAGGTCAGTAtatgttttaacaatttttatgaCATAATTCAAGCTAAAAATTAGCCCTTTAAAGACAGTAGCAAGATATAAAAGTCAGAAATATCCTCTTCTGATTTTACAGCTAGGCAGAGACAGGGTGGACCCCTTCCTTCCCTAAAAGACTGGTCGATCAATGATGGGACAGTAAAAAGCCAATTGAAACAACAGATAAGGCAGAAGAAgggcaacaggaaaaaaaaaaatgtgataggAAAACAGAGAAGTACATTTCTAAAGATTTTTATAGGTTAGACATGAGCAACCTGGGTTTATGAAAGATTGTTACACTTTTTTTCTAGGTTTGGACAGAGttcttaaaaggaagaaaaatgactcTTAAGCAGGCTCGTTGTTGATAATGTGAATGGAATGTGTCATCAAAAACACAAGATATTTTTCTTATGCATTACCTCATAGATGCTCACTGCTTAATTgtgatattatattattttccaacACTTGGGCCTGGCACTAACATTACAGTCCCCAAGTTTACTGGTAGAATACCCCAAACTGTCGAGTGACTTCAAGGGGTTATGTTTCTGATAATGGTGCTTTCTTCATTCTAGGGCCTCAAGGTGAACTTGGGCTGCAGCTAGTAGATTTCTGTCTTTATAAACTCAGATTAACTCTCTAGTATAATTAACTGTCAGACTCAGTAATATACTCTAATGCATTATTTCTTAAtaatcttttttcaaaaatatcaaagaaCAAATTGCTATGACATCAAACTTTAAAATTCAGTCATTTTCAGCATTAAAAAGATAGCGACTCCTGGTTCCTTTCTCCCATTTCAGATCAATATAGTTCATAGTCTTTCAAATAGACTAAAAGTAAATGGACCCAGAAGGgatcagggaagtccagaaaagaAGGACACCTCACATTAAATGAGCCACTCAGAACCTCAAATGCCTCAGTGGAATTAAAACAGAGGAAAGTATCCTTGTTAAGCAGTCAGGATGCTGCCCAAGCCAGATCTATGATGACTAGAGCGAGGCCTAGGAGAAAGAGACCAGATGAAAGTCTTCTTTCATTTACACAAATCAGACCGCTAGTTATAGGGACATCACAGAGGGAAGGTACGGGCTATCTTGATGTATGGATTTCATTCTGCCTCCTCCTTGCAGCCACACCCAGGACTTTCTAGCAAGCAGGGCCTGAGAACAAACAATTATGTGCACCTACCACAATGGGGAGTTTTCATCACCAGGCTACTTACCTTCTCCAAAACAAAGAGGGACAGTGTAGGATCAAGGAAGCCAAAACAGGAGCTGAAGGAGGTGATGACAAAGGATAAAAAGGCAACCTTGGGTAAAGCGATGAGTTTCCAAAATGAGTGTTTCCCTTTATCAGACTCTTTggggtaaaaatttaaaaagaaattagagtAATTAAAACTGCTGAACTTAATCTTTCCATCTATTCTCAAAAGTAAAATCGGTAACACCATCTTTATCCAGTAATCAAAAAAACCACGCCTCTGAGTTTGCCTAAAATTGCACATTATCAACAGTTGCATATAAGTTATTCAAACCTAGAGGCCATTTCCAGGTAcgtaaaaaataatttctcagaTTCAAAAAAAATCAACTGGAATCAGAGTATGAGGAGAAGAGAAGTGGTCTTGGTTACAGGTCATCATCGAGAAGGCTTTCCCCAGATGGAATAGAGAACATATAAAGTTGCACTTGGTGATTGGAAAAACCAGACGCTTTATCAGGCAACGATGTGTGTGCTAAGGAGGAATCTGAGTCAATCAAAGAACACAAGACAATTTTTTTCTGCTTACGGAAAAACACTGGATTGAAAGGGATGCTAGTGAATCACGAGTACATTCGATTTGGCATCAAGGTCAGCTGAGAGCCAACctcatgttagtcgctcagtcgtgtctgactctttgcagccccacagactgcggTCCgccaagctcctgtgtccatgggattctccaggcgagaatactggagtggcttgccattcccttctccagaggatcttctcaacttgaggatcgaaccccggtcttctgcattgcaagcagattccttaccgtttgagctacaggaaAGTCCTTTGAACTATAGGGAAGCACCAACCTCAGGTACTGCTATTTGCCCAATAGCAACACAACTTCTGCACTGTCCCAAGTACCAGGTTTGGTTGTTCCCAAGCCTCCAATCATATCCTATAACTCCCTTCTTTTTCTCCTGCTAATTTTTCAATCTCTAGCCACTCTGTAAAGCCTCATTCTGGTCCTAAGCATCCTGCAAATTTTACCTCCATTACCATGTAATGGAGCAACCTAAACTGCATTTCATCTTACATGGTTTATTGTTTGATGACTTTCCTATCTTCCAAGTAATGTGCTCAACAAAATCTCTGCTGAGTCAATACCATGCCACATCCCTGGGTACACAAAGCCAAAGAAGACGAACTCAGATCCTGACCTCACGGAGAAGTTACAAAAAGGTGTGGTGAGAGCCAGGATGGAGCCAGGAGGGTACCAATTGGAGCATATGAGACGGTTGCCTAAAAGAAGAGCGAAAGCTGTTTAGGAGAGAATTTATGAAAGTAGTAATGTCCAAATTACTGCCTAAAGGATGAGCTTGAGA
This window encodes:
- the SLC18B1 gene encoding MFS-type transporter SLC18B1 isoform X1; its protein translation is MDSPGDPEGPRPPGGDGTPGVAMETSRRLSREQIFVLISAASINLGSMMCYSILGPFFPKEAEKKGASNTVIGMIFGCYALFDFLASLVFGKYLVHIGAKFMFVAGMFVSGAVTVLFGLLDQVPEGPVFIAMCFLLRITDAVSFEAAITASSSILAKAFPNNVATVLGSLETFSGLGLVLGPPLGGFLYQSFGYEVPFIFLGCIVLLMVPLNMCILPNYESDKGKHSFWKLIALPKVAFLSFVITSFSSCFGFLDPTLSLFVLEKFNLPAGYVGLVFLGLALFYAISSPLVGLLSDKMPHLRKWLLVFGNLTLAGCYMVLGPAPFFHIKSQLWLLVLILVINGISAGMSLIPIFPEILTCAHENGFEEGLSTLGLVSGLFGAMWSVGAFVGPTLGGFLYEKIGFEWAAALQGLWALTSGLVMGLFYLLEHLRRRRRSELQSILGTEEERTALLSDER